Proteins co-encoded in one Bradyrhizobium sp. 170 genomic window:
- a CDS encoding class I SAM-dependent methyltransferase yields the protein MKAILSHPALYQAYQNAGGFFGARIKAIADYLTLRPGMRVIDIGCGPGHILRHLPDDIEYIGFDIDEAYIAYARRAFGHLGTFHCRHFDAAAAREFAGADVVMMNGVLHHIADDGLQATLADIRDVLKGDGVLFTLDGCYREGQSRIAKWLLDNDRGEFVRDRDGYDQVLRRAFGKVNLAIRDDYSRVPYTFIIGVSQK from the coding sequence ATGAAGGCGATCCTGAGCCATCCGGCGCTTTACCAGGCCTACCAGAACGCCGGCGGATTCTTCGGCGCCCGCATCAAGGCGATCGCCGATTACCTGACGCTGCGGCCGGGAATGCGGGTAATCGATATCGGATGCGGGCCCGGCCATATCCTGCGCCATCTGCCGGATGATATCGAATATATCGGCTTCGACATCGACGAGGCCTATATCGCTTACGCGCGGCGCGCATTCGGCCATCTCGGCACCTTTCATTGCCGCCATTTCGATGCAGCGGCCGCCCGCGAATTCGCCGGCGCAGACGTCGTCATGATGAACGGCGTGCTGCATCACATCGCCGATGACGGCCTGCAGGCTACGCTTGCCGATATCCGCGACGTCCTCAAGGGTGACGGCGTTCTGTTCACGCTCGACGGCTGCTATCGCGAGGGCCAGTCGCGCATCGCCAAATGGCTGCTCGACAACGACCGTGGCGAATTCGTCCGCGACCGGGACGGCTACGATCAGGTGCTTCGGCGCGCGTTCGGAAAAGTGAACCTCGCCATTCGCGACGACTATTCGCGTGTGCCCTACACGTTCATCATCGGCGTCTCGCAGAAATAG